In Sulfuricurvum sp., one DNA window encodes the following:
- a CDS encoding HAMP domain-containing sensor histidine kinase, with amino-acid sequence MQRRLSRISLREFHFYTIVFILLFTVIFSSLLIYDEYKGFEKTVHLETYSNNEMNITKPHALSHSAIKGRLIKIVLEISTLALILFGFIVGISKIVNSMIARDMERFLEFFESVRDRTEPIDPNDLYFSEFKKMAGYANEMASTMQEQKESLQQLNTSLEERVRLKTQALQIKNDALEAEQKFSQGLLDSHKQFIRYAIHETHTPLSVIMANIELFSMNEGRNRYLAKIEAAVKNIFSIYDDLSYLVKKDQIDYPARPVDLGEYVEKRLEFFDEVAHFSNLTFVYNRPEFSAWIMFNETKLQRVIDNNITNAIKYTKNGEEIRVGVECDTSKCLFWVESRSQKIHDSQKIFEAYYRERKKTDGFGLGLSLVKSICDEDGVEIRIVSDNELTRFEYHFKKGNGENTSA; translated from the coding sequence TTGCAACGGCGTTTATCACGTATTTCATTACGTGAATTTCATTTTTATACCATCGTTTTTATTTTGCTTTTCACCGTAATTTTTTCTTCACTGCTGATTTATGATGAATACAAGGGATTTGAAAAAACCGTTCATTTAGAAACGTATTCAAATAATGAGATGAATATTACTAAGCCGCATGCGTTAAGCCACAGTGCGATTAAAGGGCGTTTGATCAAAATAGTGCTGGAGATTTCGACTCTGGCATTGATACTGTTTGGTTTTATCGTCGGTATCTCAAAAATCGTCAACAGTATGATTGCACGGGATATGGAACGCTTTTTAGAGTTTTTTGAATCGGTTCGGGATCGAACGGAACCGATAGATCCCAATGATCTCTATTTCAGCGAGTTCAAAAAAATGGCGGGTTATGCCAATGAGATGGCATCGACCATGCAAGAGCAAAAAGAGTCCTTACAGCAGCTCAATACCAGTTTGGAAGAGCGGGTACGGCTAAAGACTCAGGCATTGCAGATTAAAAACGATGCCCTCGAAGCGGAGCAAAAATTTTCACAAGGATTGCTCGATTCGCACAAACAGTTTATCCGTTATGCCATTCATGAGACCCATACGCCTCTCTCTGTTATTATGGCAAATATCGAGCTGTTTTCGATGAACGAGGGGCGTAACCGTTATTTGGCCAAGATTGAGGCCGCGGTTAAAAACATTTTCAGTATTTACGATGATTTGAGCTATTTGGTCAAAAAAGATCAGATCGATTATCCTGCACGTCCTGTCGATTTGGGTGAATATGTTGAAAAACGGCTTGAATTTTTCGATGAGGTTGCCCATTTCTCAAACCTTACATTCGTATACAATAGGCCTGAGTTTTCGGCTTGGATCATGTTTAATGAAACCAAATTGCAGCGTGTTATCGATAATAATATTACCAATGCAATCAAATACACTAAAAACGGTGAAGAAATTCGAGTAGGTGTAGAATGCGATACGTCAAAGTGCCTTTTTTGGGTGGAGAGCCGGTCCCAAAAAATTCATGATTCCCAAAAGATTTTTGAGGCATACTATAGGGAACGTAAAAAAACAGACGGTTTCGGGTTGGGGCTGAGTCTGGTGAAATCGATCTGCGATGAAGACGGAGTGGAGATCAGAATTGTTTCCGACAATGAGTTGACCCGTTTCGAGTATCATTTTAAAAAGGGGAACGGTGAAAATACTTCTGCTTGA
- a CDS encoding peptidylprolyl isomerase, with amino-acid sequence MFGRKELKTYTPTAEELASYQWAKMTTAKGVMWIKLYNDETPNTVANFAALVNDGYYNGLNFHRVIPGFMAQGGCPHGTGTGGPGWAIPCETSLNKHRHVKGTLSMAHAGPNTGGSQFFICFVNCPHLDGVHTVFGGIEADDAESMAVLDSIQMRDIIEKVEILAEKN; translated from the coding sequence ATGTTCGGACGCAAAGAACTTAAAACCTACACCCCTACAGCCGAAGAATTGGCAAGCTACCAATGGGCAAAAATGACCACTGCAAAAGGGGTTATGTGGATCAAATTGTATAACGATGAGACTCCAAACACCGTTGCAAACTTCGCTGCACTTGTAAACGACGGGTACTACAACGGCCTTAACTTTCACCGTGTAATCCCTGGATTCATGGCTCAGGGCGGATGTCCTCACGGTACAGGTACAGGCGGTCCGGGTTGGGCTATTCCGTGTGAAACATCACTCAATAAACACCGTCACGTCAAAGGAACTCTTTCTATGGCGCATGCAGGACCAAACACCGGCGGAAGCCAATTCTTCATCTGTTTCGTAAACTGCCCTCACCTTGACGGCGTGCACACCGTATTCGGCGGAATCGAAGCAGACGATGCAGAATCAATGGCAGTTCTTGACAGTATCCAAATGCGCGACATCATTGAAAAAGTCGAAATTTTGGCTGAGAAAAACTAA
- a CDS encoding epoxyqueuosine reductase QueH, translating into MLVHICCSVDSHFFMEKLQQEFPDEKLVGFFYDPNIHPYSEYKLRLLDVERSCKKLGIELIEGEYDYENWMDAVRGLEKEPEKGARCEVCFDKRFEVSAHKALELGEKSMTTTLLVSPLKSQEQLKKSGDAFHATHGVEFIAFDYRKNGGTNDQGRVSKDQQLYRQDYCGCIYGLTMQRDQQHRLMDEMFSPISRQILPASIEERLELYTRRMELEEQSIPYRIIKERFLNYRLLRSSLKVGSEIIPSYPLFYSTINRTQAQGNIDFEIDGQFFMNREEVRFITLETFNTLTSSAYKNTKELMFYAPSVETEINLRSRLTGSPFNTSAIIVVDQIPSAKISIVLETKKYDDTREKLITL; encoded by the coding sequence ATGCTCGTACACATCTGCTGTAGCGTTGATTCCCATTTCTTTATGGAGAAACTGCAGCAGGAATTCCCCGACGAAAAACTCGTCGGGTTCTTCTATGACCCCAATATCCACCCTTACAGCGAATACAAGCTCCGTCTTCTCGATGTAGAGCGCAGCTGCAAAAAACTGGGCATTGAGCTGATAGAAGGCGAATACGACTACGAGAACTGGATGGATGCCGTCCGCGGTTTGGAAAAAGAACCTGAGAAGGGTGCACGCTGTGAAGTCTGTTTCGACAAACGTTTCGAAGTGAGTGCGCACAAAGCACTCGAGCTGGGCGAGAAATCGATGACCACCACCTTGCTGGTCAGCCCTCTCAAATCTCAAGAACAGCTCAAAAAATCCGGCGATGCATTTCACGCAACGCATGGCGTCGAGTTCATCGCGTTTGACTACCGTAAAAACGGCGGAACCAACGATCAGGGCAGAGTTAGCAAAGATCAGCAGCTTTATCGTCAAGACTATTGCGGCTGTATCTACGGGCTCACTATGCAGCGTGACCAGCAGCACCGCTTGATGGATGAGATGTTTTCCCCAATTTCGCGCCAGATCCTCCCTGCTTCGATCGAAGAGCGTTTGGAACTCTACACCCGCCGCATGGAACTCGAAGAACAATCTATCCCGTACCGTATTATTAAAGAGCGGTTTTTAAACTACCGTCTCCTACGTTCTTCGCTCAAAGTCGGTTCCGAAATCATCCCTTCTTATCCCCTCTTCTATTCAACGATTAACCGCACACAGGCGCAGGGAAATATCGATTTTGAAATCGACGGACAGTTTTTTATGAATCGTGAAGAGGTGCGATTCATTACCCTTGAAACCTTTAATACCCTCACCTCATCCGCATATAAAAATACAAAAGAATTGATGTTTTATGCACCGTCTGTTGAAACTGAAATCAACCTTCGCTCTCGTCTTACGGGAAGCCCGTTTAACACTTCGGCAATTATCGTCGTTGATCAGATACCGAGCGCTAAAATTTCTATTGTCTTAGAAACAAAAAAATATGATGATACGAGAGAGAAACTTATTACTCTATAG